From a single Fusobacterium sp. DD2 genomic region:
- a CDS encoding cysteine desulfurase family protein gives MRVYLDNNATTKMDKEVLDAMMPYLTEFYGNSSSVHLFGKETNKALMESRAKIANYLGITPDELIFTASGSEADNLAIRGIARAYKNRGKHIITSPIEHPAVKNTLKDLEEDGYEITTLPVDENGLLHIEDVKNAIREDTILITVMHANNEVGTFQPIEEIGKLAKEHRIIFHVDAVQTMGKLDIKPKEMGIDLLSFSGHKFYGPKGIGGLFWRTGVRFGKVLTGGGQEKKRRPGTSNIPAIVGMAKALEIAYRDMDAEWKKEEELRDYFETQILDRVPEIVVNARGVRRLPGTSSVTFKYLEGESILLSLSYKGIAVSSGSACSSDDLQASHVLLAMGIKPEFAHGTIRFGIGKYNTKEEIDYVLDSVVEVVNKLRAISPLWNAYQEGK, from the coding sequence ATGAGAGTTTATCTAGACAATAATGCCACAACAAAAATGGATAAAGAAGTTTTAGACGCAATGATGCCATACTTAACAGAGTTTTATGGAAACTCATCAAGTGTGCACCTATTTGGAAAAGAGACTAACAAAGCACTAATGGAGTCAAGAGCAAAGATAGCTAACTATCTTGGAATTACTCCTGATGAATTAATATTCACAGCATCAGGAAGCGAAGCTGACAATTTGGCCATTAGAGGTATCGCTAGAGCATATAAAAACAGAGGAAAACATATAATAACAAGTCCTATAGAGCACCCAGCAGTAAAAAATACATTGAAAGACTTAGAAGAAGATGGGTATGAAATCACTACTCTTCCAGTTGATGAAAATGGACTTTTACACATTGAGGATGTAAAAAATGCTATCAGAGAGGATACTATCCTTATTACTGTAATGCATGCAAACAATGAAGTTGGAACTTTCCAACCAATTGAAGAGATAGGAAAATTAGCAAAAGAACATAGAATTATATTCCATGTTGACGCAGTTCAAACAATGGGAAAACTAGATATTAAACCAAAAGAGATGGGAATTGACCTATTATCATTCTCAGGACATAAATTCTACGGACCAAAAGGAATAGGAGGACTATTCTGGAGAACAGGAGTCAGATTTGGTAAAGTACTTACAGGTGGAGGACAAGAAAAGAAGAGAAGACCTGGTACATCAAATATTCCTGCAATAGTTGGAATGGCAAAAGCATTGGAAATAGCATATAGAGATATGGATGCAGAATGGAAAAAAGAAGAGGAATTAAGAGATTACTTTGAAACTCAAATCCTTGACAGAGTTCCAGAAATTGTTGTCAATGCAAGAGGAGTTAGAAGACTTCCAGGAACTTCAAGTGTTACATTTAAATATCTTGAAGGAGAATCAATTCTTTTAAGCTTAAGCTATAAAGGAATTGCGGTAAGTTCTGGTTCGGCTTGTTCATCAGATGACTTACAAGCATCTCACGTTTTACTTGCAATGGGAATCAAACCTGAATTTGCACATGGAACAATCAGATTTGGTATTGGAAAATACAATACAAAAGAAGAGATTGATTATGTACTTGACAGCGTAGTAGAAGTTGTAAATAAATTAAG